A single window of Achromobacter xylosoxidans DNA harbors:
- a CDS encoding Bug family tripartite tricarboxylate transporter substrate binding protein produces the protein MAFPSRSTLCAAALCLVLGSPAAQAEFPERAITMVVPTAAGGGNDTLARVIGQKMGELLGQTVIVVNKPGAQGAIAADYVARQPADGYTLMLGYIGTHGINPALQKLNYDPVRDFTAIGMVADSPTLMVVSSSIGVQDVPGLLKYGQAHPDGLSYASAGPGTAPAVAGELFNRATGAAMLEIPYKGSAPAMTDTLAGVTQVMFPSLFSAYPHLKSGKIRALGVAGARRAKVLPDMPTLAELGVQGVDVAQWYAVFAPANADPQVVAKLNTALNGALNDPAVAAKIDDQGAEVRTSTPAELAAFVREEAVKWKRLASTIHAAL, from the coding sequence ATGGCTTTTCCCTCCCGCAGCACCCTGTGCGCCGCCGCGCTTTGCCTGGTCCTGGGCAGCCCGGCCGCGCAGGCCGAATTCCCCGAACGCGCCATCACCATGGTGGTGCCCACCGCCGCCGGCGGCGGCAATGACACCCTGGCCCGCGTGATCGGGCAGAAGATGGGCGAACTGCTGGGCCAGACCGTCATCGTGGTCAACAAGCCCGGCGCGCAGGGCGCCATCGCCGCCGACTACGTGGCGCGCCAGCCGGCCGACGGCTACACGCTGATGCTTGGCTACATCGGCACGCACGGCATCAATCCGGCGCTGCAGAAGCTCAACTACGATCCGGTGCGCGACTTCACCGCGATCGGCATGGTGGCCGACTCGCCCACGCTGATGGTGGTGTCCAGCAGCATCGGCGTGCAGGACGTGCCGGGCCTGCTCAAGTACGGCCAGGCCCATCCCGACGGCCTGAGCTACGCCTCCGCCGGCCCGGGCACGGCGCCGGCGGTGGCGGGCGAGCTGTTCAACCGCGCCACTGGCGCGGCCATGCTGGAGATTCCCTACAAGGGCTCGGCCCCCGCCATGACGGACACGCTGGCCGGCGTCACCCAGGTCATGTTTCCCAGCCTGTTCAGCGCCTATCCGCACCTGAAGTCGGGCAAGATCCGCGCGCTGGGCGTGGCCGGCGCGCGCCGCGCCAAGGTGCTGCCCGACATGCCGACCCTGGCCGAACTGGGCGTGCAGGGCGTGGACGTGGCGCAGTGGTACGCGGTGTTTGCGCCGGCCAACGCCGATCCGCAGGTGGTTGCCAAGTTGAACACCGCGCTCAATGGCGCGCTCAACGATCCGGCCGTGGCCGCCAAGATCGACGACCAGGGCGCCGAGGTGCGCACCAGCACGCCGGCGGAGCTCGCCGCGTTCGTGCGCGAAGAGGCCGTCAAGTGGAAGCGGCTGGCATCGACGATTCACGCGGCGCTGTAA
- a CDS encoding 4-oxalomesaconate tautomerase → METIIPCVLMRGGTSRGPFFLGDWLPADPAERDRLLLQAMGSPHALQVDGLGGGNSLTSKVAIVSRSTRPDCDIDYLFAQVSVDRASVDTRPNCGNMLSGAAPFAIDEGLIAAADGETSVRVHNVNTGAVIEAVVQTPGGRLTYEGEARIDGVPGAAAPVRLNFLDAWGAVTGRLFPTGLRQEVVDGVAATLIDAAMPMVLLRAADFGLRGDESPAELDANPALLARLERIRREAGSRMGLGDVSNSVIPKPVLLAPGSDPAALSLRSRYFTPHACHRAHAATGAVGVAAAFLMAGTVAHDCGGPAPRPGYRGVRIEHPSGGMDIDVRLDAASGEVRAAGLVRTARKIMKGLLYVPGRYVPAREERASRPESAPAAMAA, encoded by the coding sequence ATGGAAACGATCATCCCTTGCGTACTGATGCGCGGCGGCACCTCCCGCGGCCCCTTTTTTCTTGGCGACTGGCTGCCGGCCGATCCCGCCGAGCGTGACCGGCTGCTGTTGCAGGCCATGGGTTCGCCCCACGCGCTGCAGGTCGATGGCCTGGGCGGCGGCAACTCGCTGACCAGCAAGGTCGCGATCGTGTCGCGCTCGACCCGGCCCGACTGCGATATCGACTATCTGTTCGCGCAGGTCTCGGTGGACCGCGCCAGCGTCGACACCCGTCCCAACTGCGGCAACATGCTGTCGGGCGCAGCGCCCTTCGCCATCGACGAGGGCCTGATCGCCGCGGCCGACGGCGAAACCTCGGTGCGGGTGCACAACGTCAACACCGGCGCCGTGATCGAGGCGGTGGTGCAGACGCCGGGCGGCCGCCTGACCTATGAAGGCGAGGCGCGCATCGACGGCGTGCCTGGCGCCGCCGCGCCGGTGCGGTTGAATTTCCTGGATGCATGGGGGGCGGTCACCGGCCGCCTGTTCCCGACCGGCCTGCGGCAGGAAGTGGTTGACGGCGTGGCCGCCACGCTGATCGACGCCGCCATGCCGATGGTGCTGCTGCGCGCCGCCGACTTCGGCCTGCGCGGCGACGAGTCGCCGGCCGAACTGGACGCCAACCCTGCCCTGCTGGCGCGCCTGGAGCGCATCCGCCGCGAGGCCGGCAGCCGCATGGGACTGGGGGACGTCTCGAACAGCGTCATTCCCAAGCCGGTGCTGCTGGCGCCCGGGAGCGATCCCGCCGCGCTGTCGCTGCGTTCGCGCTACTTCACGCCGCACGCCTGCCATCGCGCCCATGCCGCCACCGGCGCGGTGGGCGTGGCCGCCGCCTTCCTGATGGCGGGCACCGTGGCGCACGACTGTGGCGGGCCGGCGCCGCGCCCGGGCTACCGTGGCGTGCGCATCGAGCACCCGTCGGGCGGCATGGACATTGACGTCAGGCTGGACGCCGCCAGCGGCGAGGTGCGGGCCGCCGGCCTGGTACGCACCGCGCGCAAGATCATGAAGGGCCTGCTGTACGTGCCGGGGCGCTATGTGCCGGCGCGCGAGGAACGCGCCAGCCGACCGGAGTCGGCGCCTGCCGCCATGGCGGCATAG
- a CDS encoding LysR family transcriptional regulator gives MARINFDLQELQAFVAVAERASFRAAAEDLNLSQPALSRRIDKLEDLLGARLLERTTRRVALTHVGRIFLERARGAIDELERAVLSIGDLAAQRGGLVTVACVPSVAYYFLPAIIHDYAARFPRIRVRIIDETAHTVLNSVVTGRADFGISFFGTQEPDVDFKAVLREDFVLAVRRDHPLAARRSVSWEELSQERFMTVAKESGNRLLIDDALAKSGKRTVSAFEVSHVMTLLGLVEAGLGVAAVPQLAMPPAGHATLAGVKLEHPRVTRSLGLISRRGRPLAPAAQQLYNLIHQAGKSAKRGPPKQP, from the coding sequence ATGGCACGCATCAATTTCGATTTACAGGAATTGCAGGCCTTCGTGGCCGTGGCCGAACGCGCCAGTTTCCGCGCCGCCGCCGAAGACCTGAACCTGTCGCAGCCGGCGCTGAGCCGGCGCATCGACAAGCTGGAGGACCTGCTGGGCGCGCGCCTGCTGGAACGCACCACGCGCCGCGTGGCGCTGACGCACGTCGGCCGCATCTTCCTGGAACGGGCGCGCGGCGCCATCGACGAACTGGAACGCGCGGTGCTCAGCATCGGCGACCTGGCGGCGCAGCGCGGCGGGCTGGTGACGGTGGCTTGCGTGCCGTCGGTGGCCTACTACTTCCTGCCCGCCATCATCCACGACTACGCCGCGCGCTTTCCGCGCATCCGCGTGCGCATCATCGACGAGACCGCCCACACCGTGCTCAACAGCGTGGTGACCGGCCGCGCCGACTTCGGCATCAGTTTTTTCGGCACCCAGGAGCCGGACGTGGATTTCAAGGCGGTGCTGCGCGAGGACTTCGTGCTGGCGGTGCGGCGCGACCATCCGCTGGCCGCGCGCCGCAGCGTGTCGTGGGAGGAGCTGTCGCAGGAACGCTTCATGACCGTGGCCAAGGAAAGCGGCAACCGCCTGCTGATCGACGACGCGCTGGCCAAGAGCGGCAAGCGCACCGTCAGCGCCTTCGAGGTCAGCCACGTCATGACGCTGCTGGGGCTGGTGGAAGCCGGGCTGGGCGTGGCGGCCGTGCCGCAGCTGGCGATGCCGCCGGCCGGCCACGCCACGCTGGCGGGCGTCAAGCTGGAGCATCCGCGCGTCACCCGCAGCCTGGGTTTGATCTCGCGCAGGGGCCGCCCCCTGGCGCCGGCGGCGCAACAGCTCTATAACCTTATCCACCAGGCCGGCAAAAGCGCCAAGCGTGGTCCCCCCAAGCAACCCTGA
- a CDS encoding GNAT family N-acetyltransferase, whose amino-acid sequence MSPHSLALQAATEDDLPFLLALRKATMTEHLARVDAPRDDAHHLARIRYHFDDAQIVWLHGRPAGLFKTFRDPAGWRVVQIQIDPAFQGQGLGRRLLAGLLRQADDEGAPVTLSVLKGNPARRLYESLGFTPVEETALEIEMRYEPAPPAGGHA is encoded by the coding sequence ATGAGCCCCCATTCCCTGGCGTTGCAAGCCGCCACCGAAGACGACCTGCCGTTCCTGCTGGCGCTGCGCAAGGCAACCATGACCGAACACCTGGCGCGCGTTGACGCGCCGCGGGACGATGCGCATCACCTGGCGCGCATCCGCTATCACTTCGACGACGCCCAGATCGTCTGGCTGCACGGCCGCCCGGCGGGCCTGTTCAAGACCTTCCGCGATCCGGCCGGCTGGCGCGTGGTGCAGATCCAGATCGACCCGGCCTTCCAGGGCCAGGGACTGGGCCGGCGCCTGCTGGCCGGCCTGCTGCGGCAGGCGGACGACGAAGGCGCCCCGGTCACCCTGTCCGTCCTGAAGGGCAACCCCGCCCGCCGGCTCTACGAGTCGCTGGGCTTCACCCCTGTCGAGGAGACCGCCCTGGAAATAGAAATGCGCTACGAACCCGCCCCGCCCGCCGGCGGCCACGCCTGA
- a CDS encoding RNA polymerase sigma factor: MRADDEAAILACIPSLRRYARGLTGDPHRADDLVQDTLERAWSRYSRWQRRGELRAWMFGIMHNHFIDGVRASHRQAEQAGAGDLPDVPVRATQTDHLEVRDLDRCLQGLPAEQREVLLLVCVEDLSYQETAQVLGVPIGTVMSRLSRARERLGALMQGQEPASRLHRVK; the protein is encoded by the coding sequence ATGCGCGCCGACGACGAAGCCGCGATCCTGGCCTGCATCCCCAGCCTGCGGCGCTACGCCCGCGGGCTGACGGGCGACCCGCACCGGGCCGACGACCTGGTGCAGGACACGCTCGAACGGGCCTGGAGCCGCTACTCGCGCTGGCAGCGCCGCGGCGAGCTGCGGGCCTGGATGTTCGGCATCATGCATAACCATTTCATCGACGGCGTGCGCGCCAGCCACCGGCAGGCCGAACAGGCCGGCGCGGGCGACCTGCCCGACGTGCCGGTGCGCGCCACGCAGACCGACCACCTGGAGGTGCGCGACCTGGACCGCTGCCTGCAAGGCCTGCCGGCCGAGCAGCGCGAAGTATTGCTGCTGGTGTGCGTGGAAGACCTGTCGTACCAGGAAACCGCGCAGGTGCTGGGCGTGCCGATCGGCACGGTCATGTCGCGCCTGTCGCGCGCCCGCGAACGCCTGGGCGCCCTGATGCAGGGCCAGGAACCCGCCAGCCGGCTCCATCGCGTGAAATGA
- a CDS encoding anti-sigma factor family protein: MNDKRLHAIPTAGNPITEADLHAYADGQLPPGRHAEVDAFLAAHPQDLARVHAWQAQRRALHALLDPVLDEPLPLRLPLSPPARRLPWRAVAACAAIAVISASSAWMARGAMDARHLQTVLATATPDRAAGGYAQRAAIAHAVYAPDMGRPVEVSGDNEKALVTWLTKRLGAPVRAPSLTDAGYDLVGGRLLPGGSGPVALFMYGAPDGQRLTLYVTREAAGGQTAFQFTQEGPVRVFYWVEGQFGYALSGAISRDELQRVSEEVYKQLQG, from the coding sequence ATGAACGACAAACGCCTCCACGCCATTCCCACCGCCGGCAACCCCATCACCGAAGCCGACCTGCACGCCTACGCCGACGGCCAGTTGCCGCCCGGCCGCCACGCCGAGGTCGACGCCTTCCTAGCGGCCCATCCGCAGGACCTGGCGCGCGTGCACGCCTGGCAGGCCCAGCGCCGCGCCCTGCACGCCCTGCTTGACCCGGTGCTGGACGAACCCCTGCCCCTGCGCCTGCCGCTCTCCCCCCCCGCGCGCCGCCTGCCCTGGCGCGCCGTCGCTGCCTGTGCCGCCATCGCCGTCATCAGCGCCAGCAGCGCCTGGATGGCGCGCGGCGCCATGGACGCCCGCCACCTGCAAACCGTATTGGCTACCGCCACACCCGACCGCGCCGCCGGCGGCTACGCCCAGCGCGCCGCCATCGCCCACGCCGTCTACGCCCCCGACATGGGCCGCCCCGTCGAAGTCAGCGGCGACAACGAAAAAGCCCTGGTCACCTGGCTCACCAAGCGCCTGGGCGCCCCCGTGCGCGCCCCGTCCCTGACCGACGCCGGCTACGACCTCGTCGGCGGCCGCCTGCTGCCCGGCGGCAGCGGCCCCGTCGCCCTCTTCATGTACGGCGCCCCCGACGGCCAACGCCTGACCCTCTACGTCACCCGCGAAGCCGCCGGCGGCCAGACCGCCTTCCAATTCACCCAGGAAGGCCCCGTCCGCGTCTTCTACTGGGTCGAAGGCCAATTCGGCTACGCCCTCTCCGGCGCCATCAGCCGCGACGAACTGCAGCGCGTCTCCGAAGAAGTCTACAAACAGCTACAAGGCTGA
- a CDS encoding GntR family transcriptional regulator — MRDSVRVGPALRQAPALAGSLAEQVYQRIKDELFDFRLLPGDRFTEAELALRLGVSRTPVRLGLARLEREGFVLPSPRSGWQVRPFDFERFEALYDVRVVLELAAVERLCARERMDDGGMLAALVDVWLVPPDQRILDGRMVAQLDEAFHCSLVAAAGNAEMALIHREVTEKIRIVRRLDFTKEFRVDATYEEHGAILRAVLARRGEAAGRMLRGHVEMSKAEVRKITLHMLHVAREGS; from the coding sequence ATGCGCGATTCGGTGCGTGTCGGGCCGGCGTTGCGGCAGGCGCCGGCGCTGGCGGGGTCGTTGGCCGAGCAGGTCTACCAGCGCATCAAGGATGAGCTGTTCGACTTCCGCCTGCTGCCGGGCGACCGCTTTACCGAGGCGGAGCTGGCGTTGCGGCTGGGGGTGAGCCGCACGCCGGTGCGGCTGGGGCTGGCGCGGCTGGAGCGCGAGGGCTTCGTGCTGCCCAGTCCGCGCAGCGGCTGGCAGGTGCGGCCGTTCGATTTCGAGCGCTTCGAGGCGCTGTACGACGTGCGCGTGGTGCTGGAACTGGCGGCGGTCGAACGGCTGTGCGCGCGCGAGCGCATGGACGATGGCGGGATGCTGGCGGCGCTGGTGGATGTGTGGCTGGTGCCGCCGGATCAACGCATTCTGGATGGGCGGATGGTGGCGCAGCTGGACGAGGCGTTTCACTGCTCACTGGTGGCGGCTGCCGGGAATGCGGAGATGGCGCTGATCCATCGGGAGGTGACGGAGAAGATCCGGATCGTGCGTCGGCTGGATTTCACCAAGGAGTTCCGGGTGGATGCGACGTATGAGGAGCATGGGGCGATTTTGCGGGCGGTGCTGGCTCGGCGGGGTGAGGCGGCGGGGAGGATGTTGCGGGGGCATGTTGAGATGAGCAAGGCTGAGGTGAGGAAGATTACGCTGCATATGTTGCATGTGGCTCGGGAGGGTTCTTAA
- the uca gene encoding urea carboxylase, which translates to MFDTVLIANRGEIAVRAIRTLKRLGIRSVAVYSDPDRNAAHVREADVAVALGGEKAVDSYLRTDLLLAAAREHGAQAIYPGYGFLSESAEFAEACEAAGIAFVGPTPLQIREFGLKHRSRELAAEAGVPMTPGTGLLASLGEALTQAERIGYPVMLKSTAGGGGIGLSRCDNEAELTVAFDSVQRMGEHFFRDGGAFIERYVDNARHVEVQIFGDGAGRVLALGERDCSVQRRNQKVIEETPAPHLPAATRAALLAAAVKLGESVAYRSAGTVEFIYDPARDSFYFLEVNTRLQVEHPVTEAVTGLDLIECMLRVAAGEPLDLAAMSRAPQGASIEVRLYAEDPLRQFQPSPGVLTEVHFPEGVRLDGWVETGTEVPAFYDPMLAKLIVHADTREAALDKLADALAHTRLHGIATNLDYLRQIVADARFRAGQLSTRFLEGFIYRPAAIEVLEAGTYTSVQDYPGRTGYWDIGVPPSGPMDDYAFRLANRIVGNAPDAAGIEATLVGPTLRFHGDAIVALTGAECAATLDGEPVPMWQPVTVRSGQVLATGRALSGCRTYLAVRNGLDVPVYLGSRSTFALGQFGGHAGRTLRVGDMLPLVRPELPAANAQAPVSAPQVAPAELIPAYGNTWEIGVLYGPHGAPDFFRPEAIEAFFAADWEVHYNSNRLGVRLTGPKPTWARENGGEAGLHPSNIHDCEYAIGSINFTGDSPVILTRDGPSLGGFVCPVTIARAELWKVGQVKPGDRIRFVRIDYAEAVAREAAQDRSVEQLRAVAPQATTPAAPPATASETIIAALPATGSRPSVSYRQAGDGYLLLEYGDNVLDLALRMRIHLLMEALAARPIEGVRELSPGVRSLQIRYDSRVILQQALIARLLEIETQLADVATLKVPTRVVHLPMAFEDSATLGAVQRYQETVRASAPWLPNNVDFIQRINGLASREDVRRIVFDASYLIMGLGDVYLGAPCAVPIDPRHRLLTSKYNPARTFTAEGTVGIGGVYMCIYGMDSPGGYQLVGRTLPIWNKFLKNPAFQDGKPWLLRFFDQVRFYPVSEAELDVLREDFREGRATVRIEEELFDFAAHQRFLADQADSIGAFQARQKSAFDAEVALWKHEDVAAPPAEAAPELEIALRDGERLVSADMCGNVWKIPVQVGQSVAAGDTLVVVEAMKMELSVIAPVSGTVAAIRCVPGKPVNAGDALVVLAEDATCPVA; encoded by the coding sequence GTGTTCGATACCGTCCTCATCGCCAACCGTGGCGAAATCGCCGTCCGCGCCATCCGTACCCTCAAACGCCTGGGCATCCGCAGCGTTGCCGTGTATTCCGATCCCGACCGCAATGCCGCCCATGTGCGCGAGGCCGACGTGGCCGTGGCGCTGGGCGGCGAGAAGGCCGTCGACAGCTATCTGCGCACCGACCTGTTGCTGGCGGCCGCGCGCGAGCACGGCGCGCAGGCCATCTACCCCGGCTACGGCTTCCTGTCGGAGAGCGCCGAGTTCGCCGAAGCCTGCGAGGCCGCGGGCATCGCCTTCGTCGGTCCCACGCCGCTGCAGATCCGCGAGTTCGGCCTGAAGCACCGCTCGCGTGAACTGGCGGCCGAAGCCGGCGTGCCGATGACCCCCGGCACGGGCCTGCTGGCCAGCCTGGGCGAGGCGCTGACACAGGCCGAGCGCATCGGCTATCCGGTGATGCTCAAGAGCACGGCGGGCGGCGGCGGCATCGGTCTGTCGCGGTGCGACAACGAGGCCGAACTGACGGTGGCGTTCGACAGTGTGCAGCGCATGGGCGAGCATTTCTTCCGCGACGGCGGCGCCTTCATCGAGCGTTACGTGGACAACGCCCGCCACGTCGAGGTGCAGATCTTCGGCGACGGCGCCGGCCGCGTGCTGGCGCTGGGCGAACGCGATTGCTCGGTGCAGCGGCGCAACCAGAAGGTGATCGAGGAAACCCCCGCGCCGCACCTGCCGGCCGCGACCCGCGCGGCGCTGCTGGCGGCGGCCGTCAAGCTGGGCGAGTCGGTGGCCTACCGCTCGGCCGGCACGGTCGAATTCATCTACGATCCGGCGCGCGACAGCTTCTATTTCCTGGAGGTCAACACCCGCCTGCAGGTGGAGCATCCGGTGACCGAGGCGGTGACCGGGCTGGACCTGATCGAATGCATGCTGCGCGTGGCGGCGGGCGAGCCGCTCGACCTGGCCGCGATGTCGCGCGCGCCGCAAGGCGCGTCGATCGAGGTGCGGCTGTACGCCGAAGACCCGCTGCGCCAGTTCCAGCCGTCGCCCGGCGTGCTGACGGAAGTGCATTTTCCCGAAGGCGTGCGCCTGGACGGCTGGGTCGAGACGGGTACCGAGGTGCCGGCGTTCTACGATCCGATGCTGGCCAAGCTGATCGTGCACGCCGACACCCGCGAGGCCGCGCTCGACAAGCTGGCCGATGCGCTGGCGCACACCCGCCTGCACGGCATCGCCACCAACCTGGACTACCTGCGCCAGATCGTGGCCGACGCGCGCTTCCGCGCCGGGCAGCTGTCGACGCGCTTCCTGGAGGGCTTCATCTACCGCCCCGCGGCCATCGAGGTGCTGGAAGCCGGCACCTACACCAGCGTGCAGGATTACCCGGGCCGCACCGGCTATTGGGATATCGGCGTGCCGCCGTCGGGCCCGATGGACGACTACGCCTTCCGCCTGGCCAATCGCATCGTCGGCAACGCGCCCGACGCAGCCGGCATCGAGGCCACGCTGGTCGGGCCGACGCTGCGCTTTCATGGCGATGCCATCGTCGCGCTCACCGGCGCCGAATGCGCCGCCACGCTCGATGGCGAGCCGGTGCCGATGTGGCAGCCGGTCACGGTGCGCTCGGGCCAGGTGCTGGCCACGGGCCGCGCGCTGTCCGGCTGCCGCACGTACCTGGCGGTGCGCAACGGGCTGGACGTGCCGGTCTACCTGGGCAGCCGCTCGACCTTCGCGCTGGGCCAGTTCGGCGGCCACGCCGGCCGCACGCTGCGCGTCGGCGACATGCTGCCGCTGGTGCGCCCCGAGCTGCCGGCCGCGAACGCCCAGGCGCCCGTGAGCGCGCCGCAGGTCGCGCCCGCAGAACTGATTCCCGCCTATGGCAACACCTGGGAGATCGGCGTGCTGTACGGCCCGCATGGCGCGCCGGACTTCTTCCGCCCCGAGGCCATCGAGGCCTTCTTCGCCGCCGATTGGGAGGTGCACTACAACTCCAATCGCCTCGGCGTGCGGCTGACCGGCCCCAAGCCGACCTGGGCGCGCGAGAACGGCGGCGAGGCCGGCCTGCATCCGTCCAACATCCATGATTGTGAGTACGCCATCGGCAGCATCAACTTCACCGGCGACAGCCCGGTGATCCTGACGCGCGACGGCCCCAGCCTGGGCGGTTTCGTCTGCCCGGTGACGATCGCGCGCGCCGAGCTGTGGAAGGTGGGGCAAGTCAAGCCGGGCGACCGCATCCGCTTCGTGCGCATCGATTACGCCGAGGCGGTGGCGCGCGAGGCCGCGCAGGACCGCAGCGTGGAGCAGCTACGGGCGGTGGCGCCGCAGGCCACCACGCCCGCCGCGCCGCCCGCCACGGCCTCGGAGACCATCATCGCGGCGCTGCCGGCGACGGGCAGCCGGCCGTCGGTGTCGTACCGCCAGGCGGGCGACGGCTACCTGCTGCTGGAGTATGGCGACAACGTGCTCGACCTGGCGCTGCGCATGCGCATCCACCTGCTGATGGAGGCGCTGGCGGCGCGGCCGATCGAGGGCGTGCGCGAGCTGTCGCCGGGCGTGCGCTCGCTGCAGATCCGCTACGACAGCCGCGTGATCCTGCAGCAGGCGCTGATCGCGCGGCTGCTGGAGATCGAAACGCAGCTGGCCGACGTGGCGACGCTGAAGGTGCCGACCCGCGTGGTCCATCTGCCGATGGCGTTCGAGGATTCGGCCACGCTGGGCGCGGTGCAGCGCTACCAGGAAACGGTGCGCGCCAGCGCGCCGTGGCTGCCGAACAATGTCGACTTCATCCAGCGCATCAACGGCCTGGCCAGCCGCGAGGACGTGCGCCGCATCGTGTTCGACGCGAGTTATCTCATCATGGGCCTGGGCGACGTCTACCTGGGCGCGCCGTGCGCGGTGCCGATCGATCCGCGCCACCGCCTGCTGACGTCCAAGTACAACCCGGCGCGCACCTTCACGGCCGAAGGCACGGTGGGCATCGGCGGCGTCTACATGTGCATCTACGGCATGGATTCGCCCGGCGGCTATCAACTGGTGGGCCGCACGCTGCCGATCTGGAACAAGTTCCTGAAGAACCCGGCGTTCCAGGACGGCAAGCCCTGGCTGCTGCGCTTCTTCGACCAGGTGCGCTTCTATCCGGTGAGCGAGGCCGAGCTGGATGTGCTGCGCGAGGATTTCCGCGAGGGCCGCGCCACGGTGCGCATCGAGGAAGAACTATTCGATTTCGCCGCGCACCAGCGTTTCCTGGCCGACCAGGCGGACAGCATCGGCGCCTTCCAGGCGCGGCAGAAGTCGGCGTTCGATGCCGAAGTCGCGCTGTGGAAACACGAGGACGTGGCGGCGCCGCCGGCCGAGGCGGCGCCGGAACTGGAGATCGCGCTGCGCGACGGCGAACGGCTGGTCAGCGCCGATATGTGCGGCAACGTCTGGAAGATCCCCGTGCAGGTGGGCCAGAGCGTGGCGGCTGGCGACACGCTGGTGGTGGTCGAGGCGATGAAGATGGAGCTGTCGGTGATCGCGCCGGTGTCGGGCACGGTGGCCGCGATTCGCTGCGTGCCGGGCAAGCCGGTCAACGCGGGCGATGCGCTGGTCGTGCTGGCCGAGGACGCGACTTGCCCGGTGGCCTGA